The Pan troglodytes isolate AG18354 chromosome 1, NHGRI_mPanTro3-v2.0_pri, whole genome shotgun sequence genome includes a region encoding these proteins:
- the TNFRSF9 gene encoding tumor necrosis factor receptor superfamily member 9, which yields MGNSYYNIVATLLLVLNFERTRSLQDPCSNCPAGTFCDNNRNQICSPCPPNSFSSAGGQRTCDICRQCKGVFRTRKECSSTSNAECDCTPGFHCLGAGCSMCEQDCKQGQELTKKGCKDCCFGTFNNQKRGICRPWTNCSLDGKSVLVNGTKERDVVCGPSPADLSPGASSATPPAPAREPGHSPQIISFFLALTSTALLFLLFFLMLRFSVVKRGRKKLLYIFKQPFMRPVQTTQEEDGCSCRFPEEEEGGCEL from the exons ATGGGAAACAGCTATTACAACATAGTAGCCACTCTGTTGCTGGTCCTCAACTTTGAGAGGACAAGATCATTGCAGGATCCGTGTAGTAACTGCCCAGCTG GTACATTCTGTGATAATAACAGGAATCAGATTTGCAGTCCCTGTCCTCCAAATAGTTTCTCCAGCGCAGGTGGACAAAGGACCTGTGACATATGCAGGCAGTGTAAAG GTGTTTTCAGGACCAGGAAGGAGTGTTCCTCCACCAGCAATGCAGagtgtgactgcactccaggatTTCACTGCCTGGGGGCAGGATGCAGCATGTGTGAACAGGATTGTAAACAAGGTCAAGAACTGACAAAAAAAG GTTGTAAAGACTGTTGCTTTGGGACATTTAACAATCAGAAACGTGGCATCTGTCGACCCTGGACAAA CTGTTCTTTGGATGGAAAGTCTGTGCTTGTGAATGGGACGAAGGAGAGGGACGTGGTCTGTGGACCATCTCCAGCCGACCTCTCTCCGGGAGCATCCTCTGCGACCCCGCCTGCCCCTGCGAGAGAGCCAG GACACTCTCCGCAGATCATCTCCTTCTTTCTTGCGCTGACGTCGACTGCGTTGCTCTTCCTGCTGTTCTTCCTCATGCTCCGTTTCTCTGTTGTTAAACGGGGCAGAAAGAAACTCCTGTATATATTCAAACAAC catttatgAGACCAGTACAAACTACTCAAGAGGAAGATGGCTGTAGCTGCCGATttccagaagaagaagaaggaggatgTGAACTGTGA